In the Leptospira sp. WS4.C2 genome, one interval contains:
- a CDS encoding MarR family winged helix-turn-helix transcriptional regulator, which produces MKNKEDFFWKPESTPTFWINQASRLLMWHFEQKLRPFDFGMAYLPVLMALEENGAMLQKQLAEIAHVEQPTMAALLVRMERDGLILRGAHPTDKRASYISLSAKAKKRLPAVKEQMMEVAEKATAGFTDGERKLFITLLQRVVTNLD; this is translated from the coding sequence ATGAAAAATAAAGAAGATTTTTTTTGGAAACCGGAGTCCACTCCTACTTTTTGGATCAACCAAGCGTCCCGTTTGCTTATGTGGCATTTTGAACAGAAATTGCGACCATTTGATTTTGGTATGGCATACCTACCTGTTCTCATGGCACTCGAAGAAAATGGCGCAATGTTACAAAAGCAGCTCGCTGAAATTGCACATGTAGAGCAACCTACGATGGCGGCGCTACTCGTGCGTATGGAACGTGATGGGTTGATTCTGCGTGGGGCACATCCAACAGACAAACGTGCGAGTTATATCTCGCTTTCGGCAAAGGCGAAAAAGCGCCTGCCAGCTGTGAAAGAACAAATGATGGAAGTCGCCGAAAAGGCAACGGCTGGGTTCACCGATGGAGAACGTAAGCTGTTTATCACTTTACTGCAACGTGTAGTAACTAACTTGGATTAA